From Rutidosis leptorrhynchoides isolate AG116_Rl617_1_P2 chromosome 3, CSIRO_AGI_Rlap_v1, whole genome shotgun sequence, a single genomic window includes:
- the LOC139897305 gene encoding uncharacterized protein isoform X1, with product MGPVLDLEERKKTAMEASTSKHPSTHVPVLNNKSSKLDNKDKFDTRMRLNNRDTKKYKDEDMDVDIINCTNDDEDVDIDIVNCTNDDEAAGIDIVNSNNEDVEVDIINCTDDDDCDLVQPHYDDDATASSSSFDDTHPDAGNCESEVMSEFRADVAQMSGFSGSENEFPLRKRRVTSHWRKFVEPIMWRCKWVELQLMKFQSLANAYDKELENYKHTKHLQYGNFELDGQCAKTVPFVLDSQREKPMKRKIRRIHEETDKEFFMSQHNLFSYFATGRSPPPHGLTMDDDQRNLAPCLSAEKNVGNDFKVPDDILSLDYGDDHSLEQLLWKIEVSQSRVFEMKNRLDSVMTDNEGRISSAEDVVLEESRNALTCSVRESDFPTNMDGPSVVADFASQLINDLVKSDDGLVKRENEDSGHGDGSHHDDVSEPTEQPQVASRKRNTEGILIYNRRTKKTQTDAGVVKIHPIENLQVPKEEKSNSPAHVSVSENSSQSEEPAPKIRSVSKLTAPKNKKKRAARTRRKSASSLWSRKTLG from the exons ATGGGTCCTGTTTTGGACCTTGAAGAAAGAAAGAAAACTGCAATGGAAGCTTCGACTAGTAAACACCCTTCAACTCATGTCCCAGTTCTCAATAATAAAAGCTCGAAACTTGATAATAAGGACAAATTTGATACACGAATGCGATTAAACAATCGGGATACCAAAAAATATAAAGATGAGGACATGGATGTTGACATAATCAACTGTACGAATGACGATGAGGATGTGGACATTGACATAGTAAATTGTACAAATGATGATGAGGCTGCTGGAATTGACATTGTAAATTCGAATAATGAGGATGTTGAGGTTGACATAATAAACTGTacagatgatgatgattgtgattTGGTTCAACCTCATTATGATGATGATGCTACTGCATCTTCAAGTTCTTTTGATGATACGCATCCCGATGCTGGAAATTGCGAATCTGAGGTTATGTCAGAATTTCGTGCAGATGTTGCACAAATGTCAGGTTTCAGTGGATCTGAAAATGAGTTTCCATTGAG GAAAAGAAGGGTGACATCTCATTGGAGAAAGTTTGTTGAACCGATTATGTGGCGTTGTAAATGGGTTGAACTGCAGCTTATGAAGTTTCAGTCCTTAGCCAATGCGTACGATAAAGAACTAGAAAATTACAAACATACAAAACATTTACAGTATGGGAACTTTGAATTAGATGGTCAGTGTGCAAAGACTGTGCCGTTTGTTCTTGACTCTCAAAGAGAGAAACCTATGAAGAGAAAGATACGTCGAATACACGAAGAGACTGACAAAGAATTCTTTATGTCACAACATAACTTGTTCTCATATTTTG CTACTGGCAGGTCGCCACCTCCTCATGGTCTAACAATGGATGATGATCAACGTAATCTAG CTCCATGTTTATCCGCCGAGAAGAACGTCGGTAACGACTTTAAAGTGCCGGATGATATTTTATCTCTTGACTACGGGGACGATCATTCATTAGAACAATTACTTTGGAAAATCGAAGTGTCACAATCACGCGTGTTTGAAATGAAGAACCGACTCGATTCAGTGATGACTGATAACGAGGGAAGGATCTCGTCTGCCGAAGACGTGGTTTTGGAAGAATCTAGAAACGCGTTGACGTGTTCAGTTAGAGAATCTGATTTTCCAACAAACATGGATGGACCGTCGGTAGTTGCTGATTTTGCATCACAGTTAATAAATGATTTGGTCAAATCTGATGATGGTCTAGTCAAACGTGAAAATGAGGACTCAGGTCATGGAGACGGGAGTCATCATGATGATGTAAGCGAACCCACGGAACAGCCTCAAGTCGCTTCAAGAAAGCGA AATACGGAGGGAATTTTGATATACAACCGTAGAACAAAGAAAACTCAAACTGATGCCGGGGTCGTTAAGATTCATCCAATCGAGAATCTTCAGGTACCCAAAGAAGAAAAAAGCAACAGCCCGGCCCATGTTTCGGTTTCTGAAAATTCAAGCCAAAGTGAAGAACCGGCTCCAAAGATACGTTCCGTTTCCAAATTAACCGCCCCAAAAAACAAGAAAAAGAGAGCGGCTAGAACCCGTCGCAAGAGTGCGTCAAGCCTATGGAGCCGAAAAACCTTAGGCTAA
- the LOC139897306 gene encoding uncharacterized protein: protein MGLLMSFMGKSLPTTQMLSLVMGTLYSKFMEKEIRSFDDFHLAILDMFNTINAALPGKHYDVPPPNKVQEIFTKWEGAKDSEKKKLFVDFMKTSVSMSKFDDSTLITGLVTPPAAMAAKRASETLPQLKIIKVIPDVIFVPSATVLALISAKLSKKMFLGNVAS, encoded by the exons ATGGGTTTGTTAATGAGCTTCATGGGCAAAA GTTTGCCGACTACCCAAATGTTGAGCCTAGTGATGGGCACATTGTACAGCAAATTCATGGAGAAGGAAATTAGAAGCTTCGACGACTTCCATCTCGCCATTCTCGACATGTTCAA CACTATAAATGCAGCATTGCCTGGTAAACATTATGATGTTCCACCACCCAACAAAGTTCAG GAGATATTTACCAAGTGGGAAGGAGCAAAGGACTCCGAAAAGAAGAAATTGTTTGTCGATTTCATGAAGACGAGCGTAAGCATGAGCAAGTTTGATGACTCAACTCTCATTACCGGACTCGTAACACCGCCAGCAGCCATGGCGGCAAAGCGAGCAAGTGAAACCTTACCTCAGTTAAAAATTATCAAAGTGATCCCGGACGTAATATTTGTGCCGTCTGCAACAGTTTTGGCTCTCATATCCGCTAAGCTTTCGAAAAAAATGTTCCTAGGAAACGTTGCATCTTAA
- the LOC139897305 gene encoding uncharacterized protein isoform X2 gives MEASTSKHPSTHVPVLNNKSSKLDNKDKFDTRMRLNNRDTKKYKDEDMDVDIINCTNDDEDVDIDIVNCTNDDEAAGIDIVNSNNEDVEVDIINCTDDDDCDLVQPHYDDDATASSSSFDDTHPDAGNCESEVMSEFRADVAQMSGFSGSENEFPLRKRRVTSHWRKFVEPIMWRCKWVELQLMKFQSLANAYDKELENYKHTKHLQYGNFELDGQCAKTVPFVLDSQREKPMKRKIRRIHEETDKEFFMSQHNLFSYFATGRSPPPHGLTMDDDQRNLAPCLSAEKNVGNDFKVPDDILSLDYGDDHSLEQLLWKIEVSQSRVFEMKNRLDSVMTDNEGRISSAEDVVLEESRNALTCSVRESDFPTNMDGPSVVADFASQLINDLVKSDDGLVKRENEDSGHGDGSHHDDVSEPTEQPQVASRKRNTEGILIYNRRTKKTQTDAGVVKIHPIENLQVPKEEKSNSPAHVSVSENSSQSEEPAPKIRSVSKLTAPKNKKKRAARTRRKSASSLWSRKTLG, from the exons ATGGAAGCTTCGACTAGTAAACACCCTTCAACTCATGTCCCAGTTCTCAATAATAAAAGCTCGAAACTTGATAATAAGGACAAATTTGATACACGAATGCGATTAAACAATCGGGATACCAAAAAATATAAAGATGAGGACATGGATGTTGACATAATCAACTGTACGAATGACGATGAGGATGTGGACATTGACATAGTAAATTGTACAAATGATGATGAGGCTGCTGGAATTGACATTGTAAATTCGAATAATGAGGATGTTGAGGTTGACATAATAAACTGTacagatgatgatgattgtgattTGGTTCAACCTCATTATGATGATGATGCTACTGCATCTTCAAGTTCTTTTGATGATACGCATCCCGATGCTGGAAATTGCGAATCTGAGGTTATGTCAGAATTTCGTGCAGATGTTGCACAAATGTCAGGTTTCAGTGGATCTGAAAATGAGTTTCCATTGAG GAAAAGAAGGGTGACATCTCATTGGAGAAAGTTTGTTGAACCGATTATGTGGCGTTGTAAATGGGTTGAACTGCAGCTTATGAAGTTTCAGTCCTTAGCCAATGCGTACGATAAAGAACTAGAAAATTACAAACATACAAAACATTTACAGTATGGGAACTTTGAATTAGATGGTCAGTGTGCAAAGACTGTGCCGTTTGTTCTTGACTCTCAAAGAGAGAAACCTATGAAGAGAAAGATACGTCGAATACACGAAGAGACTGACAAAGAATTCTTTATGTCACAACATAACTTGTTCTCATATTTTG CTACTGGCAGGTCGCCACCTCCTCATGGTCTAACAATGGATGATGATCAACGTAATCTAG CTCCATGTTTATCCGCCGAGAAGAACGTCGGTAACGACTTTAAAGTGCCGGATGATATTTTATCTCTTGACTACGGGGACGATCATTCATTAGAACAATTACTTTGGAAAATCGAAGTGTCACAATCACGCGTGTTTGAAATGAAGAACCGACTCGATTCAGTGATGACTGATAACGAGGGAAGGATCTCGTCTGCCGAAGACGTGGTTTTGGAAGAATCTAGAAACGCGTTGACGTGTTCAGTTAGAGAATCTGATTTTCCAACAAACATGGATGGACCGTCGGTAGTTGCTGATTTTGCATCACAGTTAATAAATGATTTGGTCAAATCTGATGATGGTCTAGTCAAACGTGAAAATGAGGACTCAGGTCATGGAGACGGGAGTCATCATGATGATGTAAGCGAACCCACGGAACAGCCTCAAGTCGCTTCAAGAAAGCGA AATACGGAGGGAATTTTGATATACAACCGTAGAACAAAGAAAACTCAAACTGATGCCGGGGTCGTTAAGATTCATCCAATCGAGAATCTTCAGGTACCCAAAGAAGAAAAAAGCAACAGCCCGGCCCATGTTTCGGTTTCTGAAAATTCAAGCCAAAGTGAAGAACCGGCTCCAAAGATACGTTCCGTTTCCAAATTAACCGCCCCAAAAAACAAGAAAAAGAGAGCGGCTAGAACCCGTCGCAAGAGTGCGTCAAGCCTATGGAGCCGAAAAACCTTAGGCTAA